The Dysidea avara chromosome 11, odDysAvar1.4, whole genome shotgun sequence genome includes the window taatagccacttcactgtTGAGTCAGTAACTGATAtttggggcacacattcagtacttctggtgccatcctttcttttgatgcggtatgtaccggttcaccagtcataataatgttaaaaAACTAAAGAAACAATTTAAAGACTTTTTATTCTGTAGTGACACCCTAGAAGTAGGAAATTGCTATGAAACTACCACCAATGGGTGCATTAGTAAACTCATTGGTGCCAGCTTGATGGTGACTAATACtgtatttgaccggttaatagccacggctactataactttcagcaaggaaaaCCCTGCGGCTACTATCCGAGGGTGGGGCTTGTGTCATGTTTGTGTGGCAGCAGTCTGTAACGTTTATACGGATTCACGAGTGgctgaccttgtttaatcatcctTCAATGCTATCATTCATTTTAACTTCTCAATACTTTTCATGGCTTaaaactagagatggaccaataccactttttaccgatatttccgatacgagtatttgtactgaaattatttgccgatgccgataccgatactgatactatacattgaagcctagacaagtttattatacaaatttcattgttgtgatacatagctagctattaaaatatcacagtaattgattgatctcagtttaatcaagttttaaaataattattgtataacagctaaacatgataaacatcactaatttcttgatttgaggtagttttcttgtaagcttattgataaggcaattaattgcgtgggcggccgataattgtacaatgtttgttacagcttttcaaccaaactttttcatgaaaaagcaagccaagtagtcataaacttaaTTCTTGGGGAACAACTGcactaccatttaattacaaaggattcacgtgctctaatatattagaatacacatggaacaattgcagcaatacttggaaaagagtaacaaaggctttgtttcgctactttgttaagttactgattagctcaactaagttattagctactggaaactagggctgaaacagatatccgtattatccggatatccggataataattTACCATCCGGATAGTACTTGGAAGCCAAGCGGATAGTAATAACTTAAAGCCATTTATCTGTCCAACTTTCTCATCACTAGATGAATTAATTTTCATCACGGAGAGTTAGCTAAGCTAGATTATGTGAAGTTAACAGCAGCCTGGTAAGTTAATCAGTTTGCTCGCGACCACGCCCATCGCTAAATTACGAAGCGAGGctgtgaatgttgctgaagaagttgtaacagaatagttattgccttataaagagttctttACGACTAGTTGTACCTGGAAAAGTCTTGTAgcaactgctacatcttgtattcatgttttctccagctgccaatcttgttacagacgGTGCAAAGTAACAGTGTAACATTACCACAAACCTTTTGCTATCATGTTAATGTTTGTTTGCTTctagtactagtaaaacaaggatgtttacaataaactataaaatgtttctatagcaagtgatatgtcactatccgtaggatatccggataggttttgttcaggatatccggatagtaaaagttgctatccgtttcagccctactggaaacttagctagagatggtttaataaaagtggtgagtgtctactgtggtatctgtaccttgtattaccgcGATATCGATCCAATaccgataccactggtatcggtatcggtccacctttacttaaaacaactcctttatcctgtttctgcttcaaacatATCTTGGCAACACTTCCATCAGTATTTCAGATACAAACCATGGCTCTTATCCGAGGGTGGCTCTTAtcacaataattctaggctgtggagcgGCTACTATCTGGGGGCAGCTATTATATGAGCCgtggctattaaccggtcaaatacggTATGCAGCAAGTTCAGGTTGATCTGTGCTATGATTTAGGAGTTAGCTAGATCACAGGCAGGcaacttttcagctttatatggTAGTTCAATTCAGTGACAAAGCTTTTTGGCTAAGTTCTGATTTTTGCTGTATACAGCACAGCCAATTTCTTGCTTGGCTACAGGAAattctgactgctttattagagagttttTCTATTGTACTTAATTATTTTGAAATGGTGACATCTATCCAATATGGACTTATAATATTTTAATGCTCAGCCAATGGTTGGACTTTCAGTGTCCATATCTTGCTATCTCCACATTACATTATGCCTTCATTTCCTTTGATAGGCTTTTTTTATCATTCGGGTGAGTGCTATAAACCATTGTAGTATACAGCCAGTTTGTCTGTTAAGTTAGCCATTGTGTGTGTGCTTATTATTTGCTGTCTATATTTGAGAAGAATTTTGCAACCATGATGTTATGTTTCTGTTAGGATGATTgcactattagaatattttgatcaCAACTTGTTATGCACAATTGGCTTTTACGTTACACTATTTTATAATACAAGTTTCTTTTAAACCACTGAAAAGTTCTTCTACAATCATTTTCAGCTTATTTTCTTGAGTAGAAGATTAGGAAGAGAAAATGAAAACTTTGGCTGAGTGCTGTGctccttgtagcagctgctgtcGACATACTTTTGACAAGTCATGGGTTTCAGTAGTTGTAGTAAGGCTTGTTCTACAAATTACGCTATTGTAATCTCATACTACCCTTGTATTAAGGTAGCGCCCCCCTGGCCTTCATTTAGGACCAGGCGTTTATTTGAATGCAGCTTTATATGAGGAAATATGGTATATTATCATGGGAATGGCTGGGCAATTCAATTTGATATGTGAACTGTCCTCCctgttaaataatttaattTGATAAGTGATGCAGAGTTGTGTATTCTTGAAAATCGCGCTATTGTTATCCCTGTTAATAAAACACTGGTGAGATTTACTGACATTTTTGGCCACATGGCACACTATTATGTCTTGATGTGTCATATTATTGTGACCTTCTGTTCTCTAGCACATCAAGGGTGATCAACATGTTGCTTTTGCTAGTGATCTGAGCAATTACGAGTCGCTTGATGCTCTTCATTCTGCTATACCAACACTGGATCAGTTTGTCACATCTCACAGACAAAAGTAAATACTTAATAATGTGATTGAATGCTGTCTGTACTGTGTATGTGGGTGGGCTTATTTGGTTCAACCTAGTTGTTATTGGGCATTCACCGTTTGTGTACTTGACATAAATTTCAATAGTGTTCTATAATAGTACTTTATCAATGATTCAATGCCATCCACACAATGACATGACTGTGTAGAAATCTTATTCACAGAATAATTTCCCTGTAACCGTGCACAATGGAAGCTGCTTACGATTCAACATGTCAATATAGTTTTCCTTTTTCTCAAACAATCTCTTTTAACTTCAACAAAACATATATAACATAGTACACAAATGTACATGTTTTGTTTTTCATTATAGAGACTGGATTGTATGTTTGTAGTTCAAAGCTTTAAATCCTTTGTCTTGCAATATACTCACAGCTTTTTTTGTGTTTATATTGATAACCCAAATATATAAGCAGGATTTGCAAAACATTTAAAATGTTGACATCATTTTTCCTTTCATGTGTTATCAGGAAGTTGGATGATACAACAGCAGTGGCACAGACAGAGATGAACTGCTCTCCTGTAAAGTACACTTTGTTATGTTACAATGATATGGACATGGTGACAGTAGTGGAGGATACTAATGACTCAGGTTGTGTCACTTCTGTCCAAGTGGAAGATCAAACAGACGTGTCCAGAACACCTGATCTCACTAACGATACTGAGAGAGAATTCACACCTGGTTTTTTCACTCCGCTTGAGCATCCAAAATCAATTTTGTGCTTTACAGACACAACTAGTTCTAACACAAGCACTATATGTCATAATAAAGACTGTTATTGTGATGTAACCCCTAATGCTAAGAGGTACAAGAGGTCAGGCACAGCTACAATGTCACCACAGACAAAGGAACCAATTCCTAATGAGTGTAACACTCCACCAAAGTCAACCACACCGCTAAAGAATTTCTCTATTCTTCTTTATAAGTCACCATCACCTGTTGCAAATAACATAGAACTATCACCAAAGTCTTCTAAAGCTGCTGCTGCTCGTCAACTTAGCCTGCCTGAAGACATGCAGTCGCCCAAGAAATGTACATTTGTGCTGCAAGACATAATGAAGTCTCCAATTGTGAAATCTCCACCAAGGAAGTCTCCATTAAAAAGCAAAAGATCATCCTCTACTAGTCCCCCAGGCTGCATTGGAAGAAGAATATTACGATCTGCTTCCTTGTCCCCAAGTCAAATCAATGCTGCTTCAAGAGACGTTTTGATGGACTCGCCAGTTAAGGATGGAAGAATCCAAACTATTGTAAAAGAGCATGTAATCATCTCACCTAGGGGCTCAACAAGAAGAAGAAGAGATATATTGATGGAATCTGCTGTGGACACTTCACCACAAAAGATTTATTGACTGATGAGTGTAATTATAGATGTTTTTATTGTTTATTACTGAAAATATAAAAGAACGATGTGTATGTATCTTTATCATTGTTAACTAAATTCAAATAGCATGGTTATAGAATCCTGAGAAGAGTCTCGCTGCACTTCCAATCAACGCAGTAATCATTAGATCACTACCCTCGCGGCGCCCGGTAATTATTTGAAGAACGAATGAATAGTCACTGATTTGACGAGCCACCCACCGTGTTGGAATTGATTCAGTATACGCAATCGACCATCAAACTGTAACTATATTAATATTGAGGCTTCAAAACATGACTACTGTCGATCCTTTTCAAGGTCTTGTACTGAAAGGAATAAAGAAATTAGATCGCAAAGAACTAGGACGCGGAGCTTACGGAAGGGCTTTCGCAGTCGACTATTGCGGGACTATTTGTGCTGCCAAAGAGATTCATTCCATATTGGTTGAAGAGGTGGAAGAGTTTGAAATGAAAAGAACAGTAGAATCATTCATGAGAGAGTGTCGACAGTGTAGTACATTGCGTCACCCAAACGTCATACAGTTCCTAGGGGTGTATTATCCTACTGAGGTGGGTAGAGTACAGCTACCAGTAATGGTTATGGAGATGATGGCTGATAGTTTAACTTCATTTGTAAAAAAACATGAGAAAATTCCACTTCATATAAAGCTTTCTATTATCCATGAAGTCTCCCTTGGCCTGTGCTACCTTCACAATCATGATCCTCCGATTGTCCACCGTGACGTATCCCCTAATAACGTCCTGCTGACAGTGCATCATGTGGCAAAGATTAGTGACCTCGGAGTGGCCAAGGTAATAAAAGCTGACAGCAGAAAGACATTGACCAAAGCCCCAGGAACTACTGATTTCATGCCACCAGAAGCCCTCATGGAGACTCCAATATATGGTCCTCCAATGGATGTATTCTCATTTGCTGGAATAGTTTTACACACATTTATCCAACAGTGGCCTCATCCATCAGAACAAGTCCAGTTTGATCCCAAGTCTAGAAGAAAAGTGGCATTGATGGAAGTTGAACGCCGTCAGCAATATTTGGAAAGGATGACAGGAGAGGCACAAGTACTGAGGCCACTGGTGGAGGAGTGTCTGGATGATGATCCTGCTGTGAGGCCGACCATAGCAGATGTCTGTAAGAGGATCCAAGAGAACAAGGATGTTCACATGACAGAAGATCTTATCACTTTACACCTACAAGTCAAGCAACACAACAAGCAACTGCAGGAAAAGAATACAGAGATAGACAACTTAAGATCTAAAGTTGAACAACTGAAACGGGAAACACCAAAGTTGGAAAAAGAGCTAGTATGTTTCCATTTATAGTTAACATCATCTACCTGTATGTTTTTAGGCCCATAAAAAGCATGCATCTCGGCAACAAGGATCCAGTCAACTTAGCAAATTAAAGATGGTGAgttttctattagagttgtaCATGTGGAAGTAAGCATTATATTGCAAATTTCTTGGAAACTGAAGCACTTGCTAAAGAAGAGTATTCTACAGTGGCATAAGTAGACGTGTCATTACTAAAGATTGAAatgttctaataaagcagtcagcactctaatacaacagtcacctacTATAGTACATTCATACAGTATTAAGGCCACTCATGCAACATAGGAACTAACGTTGTATTTAGAGCTCTACTTGTATTTCTAGCTGTCTAAAGGGTTTATGTCTAACCAATTGCTATACTCCCATTGAGATTATTATACTCTTATTGACAGTGATATCATTGCAGGCGtctcttggctgccacctttcaTTTTATACAACAGTCATTTGAAATTTTGCACTCCAGTACAACACATACGCACTTTTTAAATCTTTATTGCTAGAATAAAAATAAAGGAGTTGGTAACAGTACTAGTGGCTCAGTAATTGTGCATGCAACCCTGTATATTGACTTTTTGTTAATTCTGAATGACTCAATCATGCCATGTTTGATTCTCATGTTGAAACTTGTTCACTATTGTTGGACTTTAAAGTTTCATTTAAAGGATACCATAATGATACAATCTATACTAAGCCTGTAAGGGGGTTAATACGTTCCAAGTACCTCTCTAAAGGAAGTAAATTAGGCATACATGAGTTGTTTCTGCTTGTGAattaaaaagaagaaaaaggtaTAGAGCATTGAGGGCACAAATCCAGCACCAGCTATACTTGACAGCACAACatactagaggtgtactgatatgggtttttggcatgtaccgacatccgatattgatgcaaccaaaagaagccgataaccgatagtcgatccgatatttgcattaatattttaagcaaacgaaagtgtacatttacctaccctacaacaacatgtgcatgtattcattgcctgtggtggtatacagcttgggtttctattgtgcaatccagacaattaggcacctacaaacatttttatgtacactcccatgaagccttaaacggatatttctgcattactacgcattctaatggcttgtgagaaagctggtacagcaagtttccttggttatcctgtgatccttcttttattacaaaggtactctataactgcttcatttgtaaagactgtgataagctttccagcagcAAACACTAAAATCGTGTgtaattatatggcttctcgtagcagcacttgttgcagagtgaactATAAGccagagccacatggataacataGAAAACCAGTGCATAAtccaaactattgctactgtataaatatcggtagcgatatcggtcctcctgctgttctgtaccaataccgatattggtaaaaaataccatatcggtggccgatattgtagccgatccgattatcggtacatctctacaACATATTACCATGTACATCTTGACCTTGATCAGAtattgaaatatatatatatatatatatatatatatatatatatatatatatatatatatataggtccCTGCAATGAGATCTAACTATTGATAACATTTATTACATTCAAACATCATCATGACAGAAATCTGAAGCTGCATAATGTTAGTCAGTATAGTTTGACAAATTCTATTGTTAAGTATGTGTAGTGTACTTAGGGGGAATATACAGATTTGCTAGTACATTATAGTTTTCATTCTTATTCAGGGGGCACCTCCACTAATTCCAGCACTTACTAGTGATAAATACTACATCAAGTGGACTAGACTGGCTGATCTTCCTGTTCCACTCAACGGTCTCTATGCTACTGTACAAGGAATGAGAATCTATGTTACCGGTGGTGAAAGTCCAGTTAAGAGTGCTCTCCACCAAGTCTATGTTTATGATGCTATTACTGATCAGTGGAGCCAGTTGCCTCCTTCGGGTCACTACTATGGTATTCCTCAAGTTATTGGTGGAAAATTAGCTATCATTGGTGGGCGTCTGTCTGCAACTAATAAAAGGACAAACAAAGTCTCCACCTTTGATGAAGTAACCCAAACTTGGACATCTCATTACCCTGATCTTACTGTGGCCAGGAACAGACCTGGTGTGGTCACATACCTGAAGCATGTTATTGTAGCAGGAGGAACTAAAGGAGATATGAAACCACAATTGCAAAGTGACATTGAAGTACTTGACTGGGTAGAGAACTCGCATTGGAGGAGAGGATTCATCAGTCTTCCTGTACCGATGTGTTCATTTGCACCTAGTGTGTATGATGATCATTTGTTTATCACAGGTTTTGTAACTTCAGAGATTACAGGGATGAAACTTAGTGAAAATGTCTATGTAACTCCACTTGCTAACATAACAGCTCCCTCCAGTAATCCGATAGCAAAATGGTCTACACTTACTCCAACCACTCACTGGCATACAGCTTTAATCCCCAACTCTTCCCCACCAGTTGTAGTCGGTGGAGAAAATGAAACTGCCACTGTACCAACAGAAGATATTAAAATGTATGATACCTCCATAAAGTCATGGATTAAGATTGGTTCACTGTCATTTGCTAGGTTTTCCATGGCTGTAGCAACACTTAACAATAGCGCCCTCGTTGTCATTGGAGGATGTACAAAAGGAGGTACAGTTCATTGTTCCCTATCATCCAGCTTAACTACAGTAGAACTGGGTCAGTTGGAACTAACTTAACAATTTGCAACTATAAAGAGCAAAACTTCTATACCACAATATTTATTTGTATGTTTGCATGTTCTAGAGAGTGGTTATGTGTGTCCATATGCATGGTATATCATTATAATGATGCATTCATGTTAGCCGTGTATACAGCTGCTCAACACTACGAGGTGGACAGTATGAAACAGGGAACCAAAACTGTGAAGGGAGAGAAAGTGTGACCAAAACCATgatataatagttttattagTTTATTTTGTAATTGAAGTTCTGCTGCATAGCTACCTGTAGCATATACTGAAAATTTTCCTATAGCTACTGTGCACACATGATCCTATTGAGATAGTGCAAGTACGTACAAGGGACATTTTTCCATGATAGTTCTTACAGGTTACAAGCACATAGTCTGGGGTGTTCCCACAACTGCCGACAGACTTTGAacatatagctataactatataCATTGGTTCTAAATTAGATGATTCTATGGTTGGTGATGCAGGTAAATCATTAAATGGTGTACCCTAGCTAAAGTGATAGTAAGACTACAAACTGCCGTGTATGTTCTATATAAAAGCTAAGTATACAAGTAATGTTATACTATACTGTCatttttcaaacatttttgtCGCAGCTCCAATAAATTACTTTATTACTTTTATTAGCCAATTTTCTTTCACTC containing:
- the LOC136237837 gene encoding protein DBF4 homolog A-like; its protein translation is MDRRSLHDGMKGRRVLQFGNSNATLLKGKSIYLDLHGYKRAGYIESGLKERGAAIERFFTKDTRYLVSNKTLSDQDKHSSSPHTPSSGVLCNVNAGNLRGSHPALSPFSANSPDASKTAPVTYSRTRNIVAAAKKMNSSGAKDIISLAKSWGVKIIPVEEILKYFSKHPVNAEDSAYIPVQQNSSTVRKLKEPFLKCEDVSRQYKPLVCEVKKWPILYLNCRPDESPFDAPQKQRKSDVKERTEKTDKKNPGYCECCGAHFDDFDLHIKGDQHVAFASDLSNYESLDALHSAIPTLDQFVTSHRQKKLDDTTAVAQTEMNCSPVKYTLLCYNDMDMVTVVEDTNDSGCVTSVQVEDQTDVSRTPDLTNDTEREFTPGFFTPLEHPKSILCFTDTTSSNTSTICHNKDCYCDVTPNAKRYKRSGTATMSPQTKEPIPNECNTPPKSTTPLKNFSILLYKSPSPVANNIELSPKSSKAAAARQLSLPEDMQSPKKCTFVLQDIMKSPIVKSPPRKSPLKSKRSSSTSPPGCIGRRILRSASLSPSQINAASRDVLMDSPVKDGRIQTIVKEHVIISPRGSTRRRRDILMESAVDTSPQKIY
- the LOC136237835 gene encoding uncharacterized protein isoform X1 — protein: MTTVDPFQGLVLKGIKKLDRKELGRGAYGRAFAVDYCGTICAAKEIHSILVEEVEEFEMKRTVESFMRECRQCSTLRHPNVIQFLGVYYPTEVGRVQLPVMVMEMMADSLTSFVKKHEKIPLHIKLSIIHEVSLGLCYLHNHDPPIVHRDVSPNNVLLTVHHVAKISDLGVAKVIKADSRKTLTKAPGTTDFMPPEALMETPIYGPPMDVFSFAGIVLHTFIQQWPHPSEQVQFDPKSRRKVALMEVERRQQYLERMTGEAQVLRPLVEECLDDDPAVRPTIADVCKRIQENKDVHMTEDLITLHLQVKQHNKQLQEKNTEIDNLRSKVEQLKRETPKLEKELAHKKHASRQQGSSQLSKLKMGAPPLIPALTSDKYYIKWTRLADLPVPLNGLYATVQGMRIYVTGGESPVKSALHQVYVYDAITDQWSQLPPSGHYYGIPQVIGGKLAIIGGRLSATNKRTNKVSTFDEVTQTWTSHYPDLTVARNRPGVVTYLKHVIVAGGTKGDMKPQLQSDIEVLDWVENSHWRRGFISLPVPMCSFAPSVYDDHLFITGFVTSEITGMKLSENVYVTPLANITAPSSNPIAKWSTLTPTTHWHTALIPNSSPPVVVGGENETATVPTEDIKMYDTSIKSWIKIGSLSFARFSMAVATLNNSALVVIGGCTKGGTVHCSLSSSLTTVELGQLELT
- the LOC136237835 gene encoding uncharacterized protein isoform X2, translated to MTTVDPFQGLVLKGIKKLDRKELGRGAYGRAFAVDYCGTICAAKEIHSILVEEVEEFEMKRTVESFMRECRQCSTLRHPNVIQFLGVYYPTEVGRVQLPVMVMEMMADSLTSFVKKHEKIPLHIKLSIIHEVSLGLCYLHNHDPPIVHRDVSPNNVLLTVHHVAKISDLGVAKVIKADSRKTLTKAPGTTDFMPPEALMETPIYGPPMDVFSFAGIVLHTFIQQWPHPSEQVQFDPKSRRKVALMEVERRQQYLERMTGEAQVLRPLVEECLDDDPAVRPTIADVCKRIQENKDVHMTEDLITLHLQVKQHNKQLQEKNTEIDNLRSKVEQLKRETPKLEKELAHKKHASRQQGSSQLSKLKMGAPPLIPALTSDKYYIKWTRLADLPVPLNGLYATVQGMRIYVTGGESPVKSALHQVYVYDAITDQWSQLPPSGHYYGIPQVIGGKLAIIGGRLSATNKRTNKVSTFDEVTQTWTSHYPDLTVARNRPGVVTYLKHVIVAGGTKGDMKPQLQSDIEVLDWVENSHWRRGFISLPVPMCSFAPSVYDDHLFITGFVTSEITGMKLSENVYVTPLANITAPSSNPIAKWSTLTPTTHWHTALIPNSSPPVVVGGENETATVPTEDIKMFSMAVATLNNSALVVIGGCTKGGTVHCSLSSSLTTVELGQLELT